Proteins encoded within one genomic window of Sphingomonas cannabina:
- a CDS encoding SLC13 family permease codes for MTLPQILSVTVLAGMMALFVWGRLRYDIVAILALLAALAVGVVEPKDAFTGFSDDIVIIVGSALVMSGAVQRSGVIERLLGSLAKRVTRVRSQLLLLTASVGFASALVKNIGALAMLMPAAFSMAKRSDSSPSVFLMPMSFASLLGGLITLVGTSPNIIVSRVREDMTGEPFRMFDYAPVGLTLTVVGLIFLRFAYRVQALRQAPATMGQALDVASYVTEVRVGEGSSAIGVPLGELLERGEGDVAVAALLRAGLRTAPLPDMKLREGDVLILGGAPDVLERVIARDELELVGQDKHEGDDIGVIEAVVTIDSPLVGETAGDLHLRERTGVNLIAISRRGERLDRRLARITLAAGDLLLLQGPLKQMSERLADLGVLPLAERELRLGSPRRWLLPIAILAAAMAATATGLVPVAVAFFAAAGLVMATGALPAREAYDHIEWPILIMLGALIPVSDSLRTTGVTELIGTWLSHAAASLPPWGAVALILAAAMAVTPFLNNAATVLVMAPIAATFAGDLGYRPEAFLMATAVGAGCDFLTPIGHQCNTLVMGPGGYRFGDYARLGAPLSLLVLLVATPLILWVWPVR; via the coding sequence ATGACGCTGCCGCAGATCCTGTCCGTGACCGTGCTCGCGGGCATGATGGCGCTCTTCGTCTGGGGACGGCTGCGCTACGACATCGTCGCGATCCTGGCGCTGCTTGCTGCGCTGGCGGTCGGCGTGGTCGAGCCGAAGGACGCCTTCACCGGCTTTTCCGACGACATCGTCATCATCGTCGGCTCGGCGCTGGTGATGTCCGGCGCGGTGCAGCGCTCGGGGGTGATCGAGCGGCTGCTGGGGTCGCTCGCCAAGCGCGTGACGCGGGTGCGCTCGCAACTGCTGCTGCTGACCGCCAGCGTCGGCTTCGCGTCGGCGCTGGTCAAGAACATCGGCGCGCTGGCGATGCTGATGCCCGCCGCCTTCTCGATGGCGAAGCGGTCGGACAGCTCGCCGTCGGTATTCCTGATGCCGATGTCGTTCGCCTCGCTGCTCGGCGGCCTCATCACGCTGGTCGGCACCTCGCCCAACATCATCGTCAGCCGCGTGCGCGAGGATATGACCGGTGAACCGTTCCGGATGTTCGACTATGCCCCCGTCGGGCTGACGCTGACGGTGGTCGGGCTTATTTTCCTGCGCTTCGCCTATCGCGTCCAGGCGCTGCGCCAGGCACCTGCGACGATGGGGCAGGCGCTGGATGTGGCGAGCTATGTCACCGAGGTGCGCGTCGGCGAGGGATCGAGCGCGATCGGCGTTCCGCTCGGCGAGCTGCTGGAGCGCGGGGAGGGCGACGTCGCCGTCGCGGCGCTGCTGCGTGCGGGCCTGCGCACCGCGCCGCTGCCCGACATGAAGTTGCGCGAAGGCGACGTGCTGATCCTGGGCGGCGCGCCCGACGTGCTCGAGCGGGTGATCGCCCGCGACGAGCTCGAGCTGGTCGGCCAGGACAAGCACGAGGGCGACGACATCGGCGTGATCGAGGCGGTGGTGACGATCGATTCGCCGCTGGTCGGCGAGACCGCCGGCGACCTTCACCTGCGCGAGCGGACCGGGGTCAACCTGATCGCGATCTCGCGCCGGGGTGAACGGCTCGATCGCCGGCTGGCGCGGATCACGCTCGCCGCGGGCGACCTGTTGCTGCTCCAGGGGCCTCTCAAGCAGATGTCTGAGCGGTTGGCCGACCTCGGCGTGCTGCCGCTCGCCGAGCGGGAGCTCCGGCTCGGCAGCCCGCGCAGATGGCTGCTGCCGATCGCGATCCTCGCCGCCGCCATGGCCGCGACGGCGACGGGACTGGTGCCGGTGGCGGTCGCCTTCTTCGCTGCCGCGGGGCTGGTGATGGCGACGGGTGCACTGCCGGCGCGCGAGGCCTATGATCATATCGAATGGCCGATCCTGATCATGCTCGGCGCGCTGATCCCGGTGAGCGACAGCCTGCGCACCACCGGCGTCACCGAGCTGATCGGCACCTGGCTGTCCCATGCCGCCGCCAGCCTGCCGCCCTGGGGCGCGGTGGCGCTGATCCTGGCGGCGGCGATGGCGGTGACGCCGTTCCTCAACAATGCCGCGACCGTGCTGGTGATGGCGCCGATCGCCGCTACCTTCGCCGGCGATCTCGGCTATCGGCCCGAGGCGTTCCTGATGGCGACCGCCGTGGGGGCGGGGTGCGATTTCCTGACGCCGATCGGCCACCAGTGCAACACGCTGGTGATGGGACCGGGCGGGTATCGGTTCGGCGATTACGCCCGCCTCGGCGCTCCCCTGTCGCTGCTGGTGCTGCTGGTCGCGACGCCGCTGATCCTGTGGGTGTGGCCGGTGAGGTGA
- a CDS encoding nuclear transport factor 2 family protein, with translation MSPLLLLAALAATANTTPRDAIAAYARATERSDPEALNEAVQPSAVMYCADGTDTRATGQVEWKTKLAASLPPTPASTRIDWLDEGKESAVARLTAVRGALRFTDYLLIARLREGWRIVGKLCEAGVDDSIPPATAAAERVIDAKLAADRAWNGALLADSIDARALVMTVENGEFVAATLAEWQARYVERRKHSPGNAVTVTSRQVDVRGSIGAARWTFHSPSGSDWSDRALIMRRPDGRWRMMALLFVKDAPAD, from the coding sequence ATGTCACCGCTCCTGTTGCTGGCCGCGCTTGCCGCCACCGCTAATACGACGCCGCGCGACGCCATCGCCGCCTACGCGCGAGCGACCGAGCGGAGCGATCCCGAAGCGCTGAACGAAGCGGTTCAGCCGAGCGCAGTCATGTATTGTGCCGACGGTACCGATACCCGCGCCACCGGCCAAGTCGAATGGAAGACCAAGCTTGCCGCGAGCCTGCCACCGACGCCGGCTTCGACGCGCATCGACTGGCTCGACGAGGGCAAGGAAAGCGCGGTGGCGCGGTTGACCGCGGTGCGCGGAGCGTTGCGCTTCACCGATTACCTGCTGATCGCACGGCTTCGTGAGGGATGGCGGATCGTCGGCAAACTCTGCGAGGCTGGCGTGGATGACTCGATCCCGCCGGCCACGGCCGCGGCGGAGCGGGTGATCGACGCCAAGCTGGCCGCTGACCGCGCCTGGAACGGCGCGCTGCTCGCAGACAGCATCGACGCCCGCGCGCTGGTGATGACCGTCGAGAACGGCGAGTTCGTCGCCGCGACGCTGGCCGAATGGCAGGCGCGTTACGTCGAGCGGCGGAAACATTCGCCCGGAAATGCCGTCACGGTCACCAGCCGGCAGGTGGATGTCCGCGGCAGCATCGGCGCGGCGCGTTGGACCTTCCATTCGCCGAGCGGCAGTGACTGGAGCGATCGCGCGCTGATCATGCGCCGGCCCGACGGCCGCTGGCGAATGATGGCGTTGTTGTTCGTGAAGGACGCGCCCGCCGATTAG
- a CDS encoding aldehyde dehydrogenase family protein: MRSYLNHYIGGRWVESQGGKRHEVINPATEQPCTEITLGTAADVDAAVKAAQAAFERFSRTSVDERVALLEAILAEYRNRADDLAEAIALEMGCPIGIAKTAQVGSGLGHLMAAIKALKEFRFEETINQSLVVHEPIGVVALITPWNWPMNQIVAKVAPALAAGNAMILKPSEEAPSCAAIFAEVMDKAGVPAGVFNLVQGDGPGVGTALAQHPGIDMVSFTGSTRAGILVAKNAADTVKRVHQELGGKSPSVVLDSADFSRAVPGTLMSVLLNSGQSCIAPTRLLVPKGRQEEAVAIARQVMSATETGDPLTEGRHIGPVVNKAQWDKIQGLITKGLEEGAKLEVGGPGRPDGIDSGYYVRPTLFSNVTNDMTIAREEVFGPVVTIIPYEDEEDAVRIANDTNYGLSAVVFGDADGVKRVAPRLRAGMVYVNGGAPDPNVPFGGYKQSGNGREYGKFGLTEFMEVKSLIGALA; this comes from the coding sequence ATGCGGAGCTATCTCAACCACTATATTGGCGGCCGCTGGGTCGAAAGCCAGGGTGGCAAGCGCCATGAGGTGATCAACCCCGCGACCGAACAGCCCTGCACCGAGATCACGCTCGGCACCGCCGCCGATGTCGATGCCGCGGTCAAGGCGGCGCAGGCGGCGTTCGAGCGCTTCAGCCGCACCTCGGTCGACGAGCGCGTAGCGCTGCTCGAGGCGATCCTCGCCGAATACAGGAACCGTGCGGACGACCTCGCCGAGGCGATTGCGCTGGAGATGGGCTGCCCGATCGGCATCGCCAAGACGGCGCAGGTCGGCTCGGGCCTTGGCCATCTGATGGCGGCGATCAAGGCGCTGAAGGAGTTCCGGTTCGAGGAGACGATCAACCAGAGCCTGGTCGTCCACGAGCCGATCGGCGTGGTCGCGCTCATCACGCCATGGAACTGGCCGATGAACCAGATCGTCGCCAAGGTCGCGCCCGCGCTGGCAGCGGGCAACGCGATGATCCTGAAACCGTCGGAGGAAGCGCCCTCCTGCGCCGCGATCTTCGCCGAGGTGATGGACAAGGCAGGCGTGCCGGCCGGCGTGTTCAACCTGGTCCAGGGCGACGGCCCCGGCGTCGGCACGGCACTCGCGCAGCATCCGGGGATCGACATGGTGAGCTTCACCGGCTCGACCCGCGCCGGCATCCTCGTCGCCAAGAACGCCGCCGACACGGTCAAGCGCGTGCACCAGGAGCTCGGCGGCAAGTCGCCCTCCGTGGTGCTCGACAGCGCCGATTTCAGCCGCGCGGTGCCGGGCACGCTGATGAGCGTGCTGCTCAATTCCGGCCAGAGCTGCATCGCGCCGACGCGCCTGCTGGTGCCCAAGGGCCGGCAGGAGGAGGCGGTGGCGATCGCCAGGCAGGTGATGAGCGCGACCGAGACCGGCGATCCGCTTACCGAAGGCCGCCACATCGGCCCGGTGGTCAACAAGGCGCAGTGGGACAAGATCCAGGGCCTGATCACCAAGGGGCTTGAGGAAGGCGCCAAGCTGGAGGTCGGCGGCCCGGGCCGGCCCGACGGGATCGACAGCGGCTATTACGTCCGCCCTACCCTCTTCTCCAATGTCACCAACGACATGACGATCGCGCGCGAGGAGGTGTTCGGCCCGGTCGTCACCATCATCCCCTATGAAGACGAGGAGGATGCGGTACGCATCGCCAACGACACAAACTACGGCCTGTCGGCGGTTGTGTTCGGCGATGCGGACGGCGTGAAGCGCGTCGCCCCCCGTCTGCGCGCCGGCATGGTCTATGTGAACGGCGGCGCGCCCGATCCGAACGTACCGTTCGGCGGCTACAAGCAATCGGGCAATGGCCGCGAGTATGGCAAGTTCGGGCTCACCGAGTTCATGGAGGTGAAGTCGCTGATCGGTGCGCTAGCCTAA
- a CDS encoding quinone oxidoreductase family protein, protein MQARAARIEATGGPEVIRIVDVEVPEPGPGEVRMRNTAIGLNYIDTYHRSGLYPLELPTGLGGEAAGVVEAVGEGVEGFAPGDRVATFGPTRGAYTTARNVPAKELFHLPDDIDERTAAALMLKGCTTEYLVERIAKVEPGQTALVHAAAGGVGQLLVGWLKALGVTVIGTVGSEEKAEAARKSGADHVILHKSEDVAKRVREITDGAGVPVVFDGVGAATWEVSLASAARRGLIVSYGNAGGAVTGVNLGVLSAKGSLFVTRPTLFDYYATPEERKAGVERVFAMLRAGAIKPEIGRTFALEDAADAHRAMEAGETLGSSLLIP, encoded by the coding sequence ATGCAGGCACGGGCGGCAAGGATCGAGGCAACCGGCGGACCGGAGGTGATCCGCATCGTCGACGTCGAGGTGCCCGAGCCCGGCCCCGGCGAGGTCCGGATGCGCAATACTGCGATCGGGCTCAACTATATCGATACCTATCATCGTAGCGGACTCTATCCGCTCGAGCTGCCGACCGGGCTCGGCGGAGAGGCGGCCGGCGTGGTCGAGGCGGTGGGCGAGGGCGTCGAGGGTTTCGCGCCCGGCGATCGAGTGGCGACGTTCGGCCCGACCCGCGGCGCCTACACGACCGCGCGCAATGTGCCGGCGAAGGAGTTGTTCCATCTCCCCGACGACATCGACGAACGCACCGCCGCAGCGCTGATGCTGAAGGGCTGCACCACCGAATACCTCGTCGAGCGCATCGCGAAGGTGGAGCCGGGGCAGACTGCGCTGGTCCATGCCGCCGCGGGCGGGGTGGGACAACTGCTGGTCGGCTGGCTCAAGGCATTGGGCGTGACGGTGATCGGCACCGTCGGCAGCGAGGAGAAGGCTGAGGCCGCGCGAAAGTCTGGCGCCGACCATGTCATCCTCCACAAGTCCGAGGATGTTGCGAAGCGCGTGCGCGAGATTACAGACGGTGCGGGCGTGCCGGTAGTGTTCGACGGCGTCGGTGCGGCGACATGGGAAGTGTCGCTCGCGAGCGCGGCGCGGCGCGGGCTGATCGTGAGCTACGGCAATGCCGGCGGGGCGGTGACGGGGGTGAATCTCGGCGTGCTGTCCGCCAAGGGATCGCTGTTCGTCACCCGGCCGACGCTGTTCGACTATTATGCGACGCCCGAGGAGCGGAAGGCCGGCGTCGAGCGCGTGTTCGCCATGCTGCGCGCGGGGGCGATCAAGCCTGAGATCGGCCGCACCTTCGCGCTGGAGGACGCCGCCGACGCCCACCGCGCGATGGAGGCGGGGGAGACGCTGGGGAGCAGCTTGCTGATTCCGTAA
- a CDS encoding M20/M25/M40 family metallo-hydrolase: MIRTPSTLIAAGLAVAGLPAAAQSLAPTEAKMKTVIAAEQDRDIALLERAVNQNSGTLNLEGVRKVGDIFRTELEPLGFTVRWIDQSAVGRAGHLIATHKGNGRGKRILLIGHLDTVFEPDSPFQKFVRDGNRATGPGTSDMKGGNVVIVAAMRAMQAAGTLKGADIQILLTGDEERTGTPLEVARKDLIEAGQWADVALEYEGLAEQDGRDMGTVARRSAASWELRTSGKTGHSGGVFGPSLGYGAIYEMARILDDFRRELPEPNLTYNVGVLAGGTPAEIDSSGFRVTAQGKTNVVAASAVARGDLRSLTPEQDARAREKMQAIVAKHLAGTDATLKFFDSYPPMAPTEGNRALLAKLNGVNRDLGLEEMGEYDPAKRGAADSGFVAAYADTLGGMGVGGGGAHAEGEWVDLDSIQRQALRSAVLISRLAKERR; this comes from the coding sequence ATGATCCGAACTCCATCCACCCTGATCGCCGCCGGCCTCGCCGTTGCCGGCCTGCCCGCCGCCGCGCAGAGCCTTGCTCCCACCGAGGCGAAGATGAAGACGGTGATCGCCGCCGAGCAGGACCGCGACATCGCGCTGCTCGAACGCGCGGTGAACCAGAATTCGGGGACGCTGAACCTCGAAGGGGTACGCAAGGTTGGCGACATCTTCCGCACCGAGCTGGAGCCGCTCGGCTTCACCGTGCGCTGGATCGACCAGTCGGCGGTCGGCCGCGCCGGGCACCTGATCGCGACGCACAAGGGCAACGGCCGAGGCAAGCGCATCCTGCTGATCGGTCACCTCGACACCGTGTTCGAGCCCGATTCTCCGTTCCAGAAGTTCGTCCGCGACGGCAATCGCGCGACCGGCCCCGGCACCAGCGACATGAAGGGCGGCAACGTCGTGATCGTCGCGGCGATGCGGGCGATGCAGGCGGCGGGGACGCTCAAGGGCGCCGACATCCAGATCCTCCTGACCGGCGACGAGGAACGCACCGGCACCCCGCTGGAGGTCGCGCGCAAGGACCTGATCGAGGCGGGTCAATGGGCCGATGTCGCGCTCGAATATGAAGGGCTGGCCGAGCAGGACGGCCGCGACATGGGCACCGTCGCCCGGCGCAGCGCGGCGAGCTGGGAGCTCAGGACCAGCGGCAAGACCGGCCATTCGGGCGGGGTGTTCGGTCCATCGCTCGGCTATGGCGCGATCTACGAGATGGCGCGCATCCTCGACGATTTCCGCCGCGAGCTGCCCGAGCCCAACCTCACCTACAACGTCGGCGTGCTGGCAGGCGGGACTCCGGCCGAGATCGATTCGTCAGGCTTCCGCGTCACCGCGCAGGGCAAGACCAACGTCGTCGCGGCGAGCGCGGTCGCGCGCGGCGACCTGCGCTCGCTGACGCCCGAGCAGGACGCGCGGGCGCGGGAGAAGATGCAGGCGATCGTCGCCAAACACCTCGCCGGCACCGACGCGACGCTCAAGTTCTTCGACAGCTACCCGCCGATGGCACCGACCGAGGGCAATCGGGCGCTGCTGGCGAAGCTCAACGGAGTCAACCGCGACCTCGGGCTCGAGGAGATGGGCGAATACGACCCCGCCAAGCGCGGCGCGGCGGATTCAGGCTTCGTCGCCGCCTACGCGGACACGCTGGGCGGCATGGGCGTCGGCGGCGGGGGTGCCCATGCGGAGGGCGAATGGGTCGACCTCGACAGCATCCAGCGCCAGGCGCTGCGCTCGGCGGTGCTGATCAGCCGGCTGGCTAAAGAGCGGCGGTAA
- a CDS encoding TonB-dependent receptor, translating to MLGAVSAHAQDSAAPAADAAPQDGVGDIVVTAERRSENLQKVPVSVGVVGGQDLRTYTSGGDDTLLALSGRVPSFYAESTTGRIFPRFYIRGLGNIDFYLGASQPVSIIQDDVVLEHVVLKSNPAYDIRQVEVLRGPQGSLFGRNTTAGIVKFDTIQPSHDFEGRADLSYGSYNTVSLDAGVGGPIANGISFRLSTLIQHRDDWVDNTFAGASADGTKTPKKDAMGGYDDRNVRLQLLLEPTDALSITASAHARWYDGTSTLFHRAALKKGSNDVSDEPRGTVAYDEAHDNPQAYDTYGGSLRAAYDFGPVTLTSITAYETTSGYSRGDTDGGAAANFPVNGAPNGFGQSQGNVRDLDQWTQEVRLASNGNGPFKWQVGGMYFDSRDITDFYQRAYFLTPPANNPNNWVRLHNVNTSWAVFGQLSYQFAPDFTLTVGARETNDTKKTDLLKTADTAAGLVTYKGRRHVRLSDTTPSWDVSLMWQANPDLSFYTRLARGFRGPTIQGRSAVFNSDFTTADSETITSLEAGFKSNLFNNTLRFNATAFAYSVKDIQLNGNDADGNGVLFNANHAYAYGLEADLEWRPTRNFTAGLGLSLLHSEIKDKRVYAQVCALNGVVVCTVEDPTITRPVFGAPAVFAQIDGEPLPNAPEYNLNVNARYDLPLGNGGRAFVATDWNLQGYTQFVLYRTKEFTSNGNFEGGLKIGYAAENDAYEVALFARNITNEKNLKGVIENYMAAVFNEPRIIGVQLSGKFR from the coding sequence ATGCTCGGCGCCGTCTCCGCCCATGCGCAGGACAGCGCCGCACCGGCGGCCGACGCCGCGCCGCAGGACGGCGTCGGCGACATCGTCGTCACTGCCGAGCGCCGCTCGGAGAACCTCCAGAAGGTGCCGGTCTCGGTCGGCGTGGTCGGCGGGCAGGATCTGCGCACCTACACCAGCGGCGGTGACGACACGTTGCTGGCGCTGTCGGGCCGCGTGCCGAGCTTCTACGCCGAATCCACCACCGGCCGCATCTTCCCCCGCTTCTACATCCGCGGGCTCGGCAACATCGACTTCTACCTCGGCGCATCGCAGCCGGTGTCGATCATCCAGGACGACGTCGTGCTCGAGCATGTCGTGCTCAAGTCCAACCCGGCCTACGACATCCGCCAGGTCGAGGTACTGCGTGGGCCGCAGGGATCGCTGTTCGGGCGCAACACCACCGCCGGCATCGTCAAGTTCGACACCATCCAGCCGAGCCACGACTTCGAGGGCCGCGCCGACCTGTCCTACGGCAGCTACAACACGGTCAGCCTCGACGCCGGCGTCGGCGGGCCGATCGCCAACGGCATCTCCTTCCGCCTGTCGACGCTGATCCAGCATCGCGACGACTGGGTCGACAACACGTTCGCCGGCGCCAGCGCGGACGGCACGAAGACGCCGAAAAAGGATGCGATGGGCGGCTACGACGACCGCAACGTCCGCCTCCAGCTGCTGCTCGAGCCGACCGACGCGCTGTCGATCACTGCGTCGGCCCATGCCCGCTGGTACGACGGCACCTCGACGTTGTTCCACCGCGCCGCGCTCAAGAAGGGTTCGAACGACGTCTCGGACGAGCCGCGCGGCACGGTCGCCTATGACGAGGCGCATGACAATCCGCAGGCTTACGACACCTACGGCGGGTCGCTGCGCGCCGCCTATGATTTCGGCCCGGTCACGCTGACCTCGATCACCGCCTATGAGACCACCTCGGGCTACAGCCGCGGCGACACCGACGGCGGCGCGGCGGCGAACTTCCCGGTGAACGGCGCACCCAACGGCTTCGGCCAGTCGCAGGGCAACGTCCGCGACCTCGACCAGTGGACGCAGGAGGTCCGCCTCGCCAGCAACGGCAACGGCCCGTTCAAGTGGCAGGTCGGCGGCATGTACTTCGACAGCCGCGACATCACCGACTTCTACCAGCGCGCCTATTTCCTGACGCCGCCGGCGAATAACCCGAACAACTGGGTGCGCCTGCACAACGTCAACACGTCGTGGGCGGTGTTCGGTCAGCTCAGCTATCAGTTCGCCCCGGACTTCACGCTGACGGTCGGCGCGCGCGAGACCAATGACACCAAGAAGACCGACCTGCTCAAGACCGCCGACACTGCGGCCGGCCTGGTGACTTACAAAGGCCGCCGCCACGTCCGCCTGTCGGACACGACGCCGAGCTGGGATGTCAGCCTGATGTGGCAGGCGAACCCCGACCTCAGCTTCTACACCCGCTTGGCACGCGGCTTCCGCGGTCCGACGATCCAGGGGCGTTCGGCGGTGTTCAACTCCGACTTCACCACCGCGGATTCGGAGACGATCACGTCGCTCGAGGCCGGCTTCAAGAGCAACCTGTTCAACAACACGCTGCGCTTCAACGCTACCGCCTTCGCCTATTCGGTCAAGGACATCCAGCTCAACGGCAACGACGCCGACGGCAACGGCGTGCTGTTCAACGCGAACCACGCTTATGCCTATGGCCTGGAGGCCGACCTGGAGTGGCGGCCGACGCGCAACTTCACCGCCGGCTTGGGCCTCAGCCTGCTGCACAGCGAGATCAAGGACAAGCGCGTCTATGCGCAGGTCTGCGCGCTGAACGGGGTCGTGGTGTGCACGGTCGAGGACCCGACGATCACGCGCCCGGTGTTCGGCGCGCCGGCGGTGTTCGCGCAGATCGACGGCGAGCCGCTGCCCAATGCGCCGGAGTACAACCTCAACGTCAACGCCCGCTACGATCTGCCGCTCGGCAACGGCGGCCGTGCGTTCGTGGCGACCGACTGGAACCTGCAGGGCTACACCCAGTTCGTGCTCTACCGGACCAAGGAGTTCACCTCGAACGGCAACTTCGAGGGCGGGCTGAAGATCGGCTATGCCGCGGAGAACGATGCCTATGAGGTCGCGCTGTTCGCGCGCAACATCACCAACGAGAAGAACCTCAAGGGCGTGATCGAGAACTACATGGCAGCGGTGTTCAACGAACCGCGCATCATCGGCGTCCAGCTCAGCGGCAAGTTCCGCTGA
- the glnA gene encoding type I glutamate--ammonia ligase, translated as MANSASDVLKMIEEKEIEWVDLRFTDPKGKWQHLTMVSSVLGEDELTDGLMFDGSSIAGWKAINESDMILKPDLDAVYVDPFSATPMLILICDIVEPSTGELYARDPRSTAKRAEAYLKTTGIGDTVYVGPEAEFFMFDDVRFENGYNTSYYKIDDIELPTNTGREYEGGNLAHRPRAKGGYFPVAPVDSAVDIRGEMVSTMLEMGLPCDKHHHEVAAAQHELGLTFGTLTTTADRMQIYKYVVHQVAHAYGKTATFMPKPIKEDNGSGMHTHFSIWQGKEPLFAGNGYAGLSDTCLYFIGGIIKHAKAINAFTNPTTNSYKRLVPGYEAPVLLAYSSRNRSASCRIPYGAGAKSKRVEVRFPDAMANPYLAYAALMMAGLDGIQNRLHPGEAMDKNLYDLPPAELANVPTVCGSLREALDSLEADMDFLLKGDVFSKDQIEAYIELKREEVARWEMTPSPVEFDMYYSA; from the coding sequence ATGGCGAATTCGGCGAGTGACGTCCTCAAGATGATCGAGGAGAAGGAGATCGAGTGGGTCGACCTCCGCTTCACCGATCCCAAGGGCAAGTGGCAGCACCTGACGATGGTCTCGTCCGTGCTCGGCGAGGACGAGCTGACCGACGGCCTGATGTTCGACGGCTCCTCGATCGCGGGGTGGAAGGCGATCAACGAGTCGGACATGATCCTGAAGCCGGATCTCGACGCGGTCTATGTCGATCCCTTCTCGGCGACGCCGATGCTGATCCTGATCTGCGACATCGTCGAGCCGTCGACCGGCGAGCTCTATGCCCGCGATCCGCGTTCGACCGCCAAGCGCGCCGAGGCCTATCTCAAGACCACCGGCATCGGTGACACCGTCTACGTCGGCCCCGAGGCCGAGTTCTTCATGTTCGACGACGTCCGCTTCGAGAACGGCTACAACACCAGCTATTACAAGATCGACGACATCGAGCTGCCGACCAACACCGGCCGCGAATATGAGGGCGGCAACCTCGCCCACCGTCCGCGCGCCAAGGGCGGCTATTTCCCGGTCGCGCCGGTCGACAGCGCGGTCGACATCCGCGGCGAGATGGTCTCGACCATGCTCGAGATGGGCCTTCCTTGCGACAAGCACCACCATGAGGTGGCGGCGGCGCAGCACGAGCTCGGCCTGACCTTCGGCACGCTCACCACCACCGCCGACCGGATGCAGATCTACAAGTACGTCGTGCACCAGGTCGCGCACGCCTATGGCAAGACCGCGACCTTCATGCCCAAGCCGATCAAGGAGGACAACGGCTCGGGCATGCACACCCACTTCTCGATCTGGCAGGGCAAGGAGCCGCTGTTCGCCGGCAACGGCTATGCGGGCCTTTCCGACACCTGCCTCTACTTCATCGGCGGCATCATCAAGCATGCCAAGGCGATCAACGCCTTCACCAACCCGACCACCAACAGCTACAAGCGGCTGGTGCCGGGTTACGAGGCGCCGGTGCTGCTCGCCTATTCGAGCCGCAACCGCTCGGCCTCGTGCCGCATCCCGTACGGCGCGGGCGCCAAGTCGAAGCGCGTCGAGGTGCGTTTCCCCGATGCGATGGCCAACCCCTATCTCGCCTATGCGGCGCTGATGATGGCGGGCCTCGACGGCATCCAGAACCGCCTCCATCCAGGCGAGGCGATGGACAAGAACCTCTACGACCTGCCGCCGGCCGAGCTCGCCAACGTGCCGACCGTGTGCGGTTCGCTCCGCGAGGCGCTCGACAGCCTGGAGGCCGACATGGACTTCCTGCTGAAGGGCGACGTGTTCTCGAAGGACCAGATCGAGGCCTATATCGAGCTCAAGCGCGAGGAGGTCGCCCGCTGGGAGATGACGCCGAGCCCGGTCGAGTTCGATATGTACTACAGCGCGTAG
- a CDS encoding P-II family nitrogen regulator, protein MKKIEAIIKPFKLDEVKEALHEVGVSGITVTEAKGFGRQKGHTELYRGAEYVVDFLPKVKLEVVVEDGLAERVVEAIASAAQTGRIGDGKIFVIPVETALRIRTGERNEDAI, encoded by the coding sequence GTGAAGAAGATCGAAGCCATCATCAAGCCGTTCAAGCTCGACGAGGTGAAGGAGGCGCTGCACGAAGTGGGCGTGTCCGGCATCACCGTCACCGAGGCCAAGGGCTTCGGCCGGCAGAAGGGGCATACCGAGCTTTACCGGGGTGCCGAATATGTCGTCGACTTCCTGCCGAAGGTGAAGCTGGAAGTGGTGGTCGAGGACGGACTCGCCGAACGGGTGGTGGAGGCGATCGCTTCGGCGGCGCAGACCGGCCGGATCGGCGACGGCAAGATCTTCGTGATCCCGGTCGAGACGGCGCTGCGCATCCGCACCGGCGAACGCAATGAGGATGCGATTTGA